A DNA window from Rhodocyclaceae bacterium contains the following coding sequences:
- a CDS encoding efflux transporter outer membrane subunit translates to MKVGARRSYATLLPLAVLVAGCAAPFPVGPDYRGPSSEAAPPARWQVRGLPKPAPAAADVPSLPGASAPQAEIRAASGELLRGWWQQFDDPLLAELIGSAQDASSTLAQAALRIAQARSDLSSAQARLLPDLDASVAASRGAVSFGGPVILRTLAQAQAQSSWEIDLFGAIGRSREGAVARLLAREAQWQDAQVALAAEVGNAYVGLRHCERQLELTEDDARSRAETARLTAITGSAGLQAPSTVALARASAADAATRLSRQRTECEVLLKSLVVLTARDEPALRTRLAQASARLPQPQRFQVDRLPAEVLRQRPDLAALERELAAASADIGKAEAARYPSLSLAGSIGPLRAEAGGVTINATTWSIGPTLSIPLFDAGRRAANVAAARAAYTAAEAAYRERVRTAVREVEEALLRLADADEQEQSALIASAGYRQAFDAAGVRYRAGLGNLVDLEDARRTAVQADTALAEVRRDRLLAWISLYRAAGGGWESPSSPVRPSSGASR, encoded by the coding sequence ATGAAGGTGGGCGCGCGTCGATCGTATGCGACGCTGCTGCCGCTGGCGGTCCTGGTGGCTGGATGCGCAGCACCCTTTCCGGTCGGCCCAGACTACCGGGGTCCGTCGAGCGAGGCCGCCCCGCCAGCGCGCTGGCAGGTGCGCGGGCTGCCGAAGCCTGCACCGGCTGCCGCTGATGTTCCGTCCCTGCCGGGCGCGTCGGCGCCGCAGGCCGAGATCCGCGCGGCGAGCGGCGAACTGCTGCGTGGCTGGTGGCAGCAGTTCGACGACCCGCTGCTGGCGGAACTGATCGGTTCTGCCCAGGACGCAAGCAGCACACTCGCCCAGGCCGCACTGCGCATCGCGCAGGCGCGCAGCGACCTGTCGTCGGCACAGGCAAGGCTGCTGCCAGACCTCGACGCCAGCGTCGCGGCGAGCCGCGGCGCAGTCAGCTTCGGTGGGCCGGTGATCCTGCGCACGCTGGCGCAGGCACAGGCACAGTCGAGCTGGGAGATCGACCTGTTCGGTGCGATCGGACGCAGCCGGGAAGGCGCGGTGGCGCGCCTGCTCGCCCGGGAAGCGCAGTGGCAGGATGCGCAGGTCGCCCTCGCCGCCGAAGTGGGTAATGCCTATGTCGGGCTGCGCCACTGCGAACGCCAGCTGGAACTCACCGAAGACGATGCGCGTTCGCGTGCCGAGACCGCCCGGCTCACCGCGATCACCGGCAGCGCCGGACTGCAGGCACCCTCGACCGTTGCGCTGGCGCGCGCGAGCGCGGCCGATGCCGCGACCCGGCTGTCGCGGCAGCGTACCGAATGCGAGGTGCTGCTGAAGTCACTGGTCGTGCTGACCGCACGCGACGAGCCCGCGCTGCGCACGCGGCTCGCCCAGGCGAGCGCGCGCCTGCCGCAACCGCAGCGCTTCCAGGTGGACCGCCTGCCGGCCGAGGTACTGCGCCAGCGTCCTGACCTGGCCGCACTGGAGCGCGAGCTCGCAGCCGCCAGCGCCGACATCGGCAAGGCCGAGGCCGCGCGCTACCCGAGCCTGTCGCTCGCCGGCAGCATCGGCCCGCTGCGCGCGGAGGCCGGCGGCGTGACCATCAACGCAACCACCTGGTCGATCGGCCCGACGCTGAGCATCCCGTTGTTCGATGCAGGCCGGCGCGCGGCGAACGTCGCGGCAGCACGCGCGGCATACACCGCCGCCGAAGCCGCCTACCGCGAGCGGGTCCGCACTGCGGTGCGCGAGGTCGAAGAAGCGCTGCTCCGGCTTGCCGATGCAGACGAACAGGAACAGTCGGCGCTGATCGCTTCGGCCGGCTACCGGCAGGCGTTCGATGCGGCCGGCGTGCGCTACCGGGCCGGCCTGGGCAACCTGGTCGACCTCGAGGATGCGCGCCGCACTGCCGTGCAGGCAGACACCGCGCTCGCCGAGGTGCGCCGCGACCGTCTGCTGGCATGGATTTCCCTTTATCGGGCGGCAGGTGGCGGCTGGGAATCCCCGTCGTCGCCAGTGCGCCCGTCCTCCGGAGCTTCGCGATGA
- a CDS encoding CerR family C-terminal domain-containing protein, producing MSPPTVAARSDGAQARERLLYAALRLFAASGFERTSVRDIAQAAGANVSAVGYYFGDKAGLYRAAFFEPLGEQCQGAMPEPGTVPLPELMHGFFRELLTPLKQGEATQQVIRLHFREIVEPTGLWAEMIENELRPQHEGVLRVLCAEFGLREPDLELQRLVFAIIGMGIHFFVAQDIVQALAPEVMDGPDAIDALADSLAESALAMIEAERRRRAAQPRPAQRRGAR from the coding sequence GTGTCCCCACCGACCGTGGCCGCCCGTTCCGACGGCGCACAGGCCCGCGAAAGGCTGCTGTACGCCGCGCTGCGCCTGTTCGCCGCCAGCGGCTTCGAACGCACCAGCGTGCGCGACATCGCCCAGGCGGCCGGTGCCAACGTCTCCGCCGTCGGCTACTACTTCGGCGACAAGGCCGGCCTGTACCGTGCGGCCTTCTTCGAACCACTGGGCGAACAGTGCCAGGGCGCGATGCCCGAGCCAGGCACGGTGCCGCTGCCGGAGCTGATGCACGGCTTCTTCCGGGAGTTGCTCACCCCGTTGAAGCAGGGTGAAGCGACGCAGCAGGTGATCCGCCTGCATTTCCGCGAGATCGTCGAGCCGACCGGGCTCTGGGCGGAGATGATCGAGAACGAACTGCGGCCCCAGCACGAGGGCGTGCTGCGCGTCCTGTGCGCCGAGTTCGGCCTGCGCGAGCCCGACCTGGAACTGCAGCGGCTGGTGTTCGCGATCATCGGCATGGGCATCCATTTCTTCGTGGCACAGGACATCGTGCAGGCGCTCGCGCCGGAGGTGATGGACGGGCCCGATGCGATCGATGCGCTCGCCGATTCGCTCGCCGAAAGCGCCCTGGCCATGATCGAAGCCGAGCGCCGGCGGCGCGCCGCGCAGCCACGTCCTGCGCAGCGCCGGGGTGCGCGATGA
- a CDS encoding TIGR02281 family clan AA aspartic protease, protein MLPSLLLPLLAGVCGLAAAQPARVDVNVIGLFSDSAVLVINGGNPRTLKAGQATPEGVRLVSANSQQAVVEVNGRLETLSIGQSIAAQRSTAGRQQAVLLSDGRGHFWANAEINGSTVKVLVDTGASFISMSNATARRLGINFMQGQRGLTSTANGTVPVYRVTLASVRVGEITLSNVDASVHEGDNLPVILLGMSFLNRVEMQRDGERMTLIRRF, encoded by the coding sequence ATGCTGCCGTCCTTGTTGCTGCCGCTTCTGGCCGGGGTCTGCGGTCTGGCAGCGGCACAGCCGGCGCGCGTCGACGTGAACGTGATCGGCCTGTTCTCCGACAGCGCGGTGCTGGTGATCAACGGCGGCAATCCGCGCACGCTGAAAGCAGGGCAGGCGACGCCGGAGGGCGTACGTCTGGTCTCGGCGAACAGCCAGCAGGCGGTGGTCGAGGTCAACGGCCGGCTCGAGACCCTGTCGATCGGGCAATCGATCGCTGCACAGCGCTCCACCGCCGGCCGGCAGCAGGCCGTCCTCCTCTCGGACGGCCGCGGACATTTCTGGGCAAATGCCGAGATCAACGGCTCGACGGTGAAGGTGCTGGTCGACACCGGCGCGAGCTTCATCTCGATGTCGAACGCCACCGCGCGGCGGCTCGGCATCAACTTCATGCAGGGCCAGCGTGGCTTGACCTCGACCGCCAACGGCACGGTACCGGTGTACCGGGTGACCCTGGCCAGCGTACGTGTCGGCGAGATCACGCTGTCGAACGTAGATGCCTCGGTGCACGAAGGCGACAACCTGCCGGTGATCCTGCTCGGGATGAGCTTCCTCAACCGCGTCGAGATGCAGCGCGACGGCGAACGCATGACGCTGATCCGGCGGTTCTGA
- a CDS encoding type 1 glutamine amidotransferase, which translates to MKAVAIFRHARTEGPGHFATFLDARRIPWTIIAIDQAQTVPVDPSAFCGLAFMGGPMSVNDPLPWIPPALELIRRAVAADIPVIGHCLGGQLISRALGGVVSRNPVKEIGWGEVAIEPTPAAAHWFGKRSAFRSFHWHGETFTIPPGATRLASSQWCLNQVYALGPHLGMQCHVEMTEQMVRVWARGGWREIADNPVPSVMSAEAMQDDLQARVEALHEVADGLYSRWITGLKP; encoded by the coding sequence ATGAAAGCGGTTGCGATTTTCCGTCATGCCCGTACCGAGGGGCCGGGGCATTTTGCCACGTTCCTCGATGCCCGCCGGATTCCCTGGACAATCATCGCCATCGACCAGGCGCAGACGGTCCCGGTCGACCCCTCGGCGTTCTGCGGGCTCGCCTTCATGGGCGGTCCGATGAGCGTCAACGATCCACTGCCCTGGATCCCGCCCGCGCTGGAACTGATCCGCCGGGCGGTTGCCGCCGACATCCCGGTGATCGGCCATTGCCTGGGCGGCCAGTTGATTTCGCGCGCCCTCGGCGGCGTGGTCAGCCGTAATCCGGTGAAGGAGATCGGCTGGGGCGAGGTGGCCATCGAACCGACGCCGGCGGCAGCGCACTGGTTCGGCAAGCGCAGCGCGTTCCGCTCCTTCCACTGGCACGGCGAGACCTTCACCATCCCGCCCGGTGCGACCCGGCTGGCCTCCAGCCAGTGGTGCCTCAACCAGGTCTATGCGCTCGGCCCCCATCTGGGCATGCAGTGCCATGTCGAGATGACCGAACAGATGGTGCGTGTCTGGGCGCGTGGCGGCTGGCGCGAGATCGCCGACAACCCGGTGCCCTCGGTGATGTCGGCCGAGGCCATGCAGGATGACCTGCAGGCAAGGGTCGAGGCGCTGCACGAGGTGGCCGATGGCCTCTACAGCCGCTGGATCACCGGCCTGAAGCCATAG
- a CDS encoding YajQ family cyclic di-GMP-binding protein, whose product MPSFDIVSEVNQVEVNNALDQANKEITNRFDFKGSDARVEWNEKEKTLTLFADDEFKVEQVRDVLIGKLTKRGVDIRCLENGDLQKVGGNKARQVVKVRTGIEAPRAKEIVKLLKDSKMKVQGSIQGDAVRVSGAKRDTLQEAIALVKKSITDYPVQFENFRD is encoded by the coding sequence ATGCCCTCGTTCGACATCGTCTCGGAAGTGAACCAGGTCGAGGTGAACAACGCACTCGACCAGGCCAACAAGGAAATCACCAACCGCTTCGACTTCAAGGGCTCCGACGCGCGCGTCGAGTGGAACGAGAAAGAGAAGACGCTCACGCTGTTCGCCGATGACGAGTTCAAGGTCGAGCAGGTGCGCGATGTCCTCATCGGCAAGCTCACGAAGCGCGGCGTCGATATCCGCTGCCTCGAGAACGGCGATCTGCAGAAGGTGGGCGGCAACAAGGCCAGGCAGGTGGTCAAGGTGCGCACCGGCATCGAAGCGCCGCGTGCCAAGGAGATCGTGAAGCTGCTCAAGGACAGCAAGATGAAGGTCCAGGGCAGCATCCAGGGCGATGCAGTACGGGTCTCCGGTGCCAAGCGCGACACCCTGCAGGAGGCGATCGCACTGGTGAAGAAGAGCATCACCGACTATCCGGTGCAGTTCGAGAACTTCCGCGACTGA
- a CDS encoding DUF4394 domain-containing protein translates to MVSVVRCALHAALLCALLSGCAGLPIEGGARETVFAATQSNRLLRLDPASPSRVASERQIVGMHQGEQIAGLDFRPADGRLYALGTAGQLYRIDPATAVATRVGPGGMSALVLDDIGFALDPGTDRIRLVTTGGYNLRLDPDTGLAVDGDPAAAGVQSDRTLGYAEGEFEQGRVPRLAAAAIVYTPGSGRRPASTTQYAIDRDTRTLVTQGSPRRASEAAPPESGDVYAVGALTIDLGSGPLSLGAVGTRLALLCVARGSRSELYRLDLGTAAIEPLGVIALGEPVIAIAVVPAQGRALEPAATGRP, encoded by the coding sequence ATGGTATCCGTCGTACGCTGCGCGCTGCATGCCGCACTGCTGTGCGCCCTGCTGTCAGGCTGTGCAGGCCTGCCGATCGAGGGGGGGGCGCGCGAGACGGTGTTCGCTGCAACGCAGTCGAACCGGCTGCTCCGCCTCGATCCGGCGTCGCCCTCCCGTGTTGCCAGCGAGCGCCAGATCGTCGGGATGCACCAGGGTGAACAGATCGCAGGGCTCGATTTCCGTCCGGCGGACGGCAGACTCTATGCGCTCGGCACCGCGGGTCAGCTCTACCGGATCGACCCGGCAACAGCGGTAGCCACCCGCGTGGGGCCAGGCGGCATGAGCGCCCTCGTGCTGGACGACATCGGTTTCGCACTCGATCCGGGCACCGATCGCATCCGGCTGGTCACCACCGGCGGCTACAACCTTCGCCTGGACCCGGACACCGGCCTGGCAGTGGATGGAGACCCCGCTGCTGCCGGGGTGCAGTCAGACCGCACACTCGGCTATGCGGAAGGTGAATTCGAGCAGGGACGGGTGCCGCGCCTGGCTGCGGCTGCGATCGTGTACACGCCGGGCAGCGGCCGGCGCCCAGCCAGCACGACGCAATATGCGATCGACCGGGACACACGCACGCTGGTCACACAGGGTTCACCGCGGCGCGCCTCCGAAGCTGCGCCCCCGGAAAGCGGGGACGTCTACGCGGTAGGCGCGCTGACGATCGACCTCGGCAGCGGCCCTCTGTCCCTCGGCGCGGTCGGCACGCGGCTGGCGCTGCTCTGTGTGGCGCGGGGTAGCCGCAGCGAACTCTATCGACTCGACCTCGGCACGGCGGCGATCGAGCCGCTCGGCGTCATTGCCCTCGGCGAACCGGTCATCGCGATCGCGGTCGTACCGGCGCAGGGCCGCGCCCTCGAGCCGGCCGCGACGGGCCGGCCCTGA